Part of the Trichoderma asperellum chromosome 1, complete sequence genome is shown below.
GCTTTCCAAGCCTTGTCTCAACGCCTTTTGAAACGAGGTCACGGAGAGGCAGATAACCAAAGCGTCGTAGCAAGAACAAAGAATTCTCGAGTTTCCCGCGcggcaaagaaagaagaaagtcaCGCGCTGCTAGGCGCTGTTGTGAACAATTGATGGATGAGGTTAAAAAAAGGCCAGGCGCCGTCCCTTTTTGAAACAGGGCCGTTTCGCCGCCCCCCTCCAAAATTCCGCATTATGGAGTCGAGAGGTGGTATTCTAGGATTGCTCCAAGTCGCCTGTTCCTTGGCACAAACTGGGCGCCGCGACACTAATGTTCCCGTATTTTTTAAGCACTGGAGATGATGGGCCCGAGCAAGACAAGGGGCTGAGTGCGCTTGCTggggagatgaagatgaagaaggcggtTTTgggaataaaataaaacaagaaCTGCCTGCCTAACCCCAGCTAAGGTTATTGTTCGTTATATTGCTGCTCGATTTCATTTCCTCTATGAATTCTCCAGGGGGAAGCGCTGTGGGACGGCCCTATCTGGGCTATTTTGGGACGCCGATCAGTGATCTCTTTTAGAGGGCTGCCTTCGCTAAATACCTGGTAGGTATGGGGATGCAGGACAGGGGTAATGGCGTATTCGATTAATAAGGGGGCGAGAATAATAGAATCATCCATTTTGCGGTTTGATGGCACGATAATAATATCATGGAATGAGTGTTTACTTTAGTTGGTCATTCTAGAGAGTGTTTTTCGAGAAAGGCAGACAGAGCATAAGTAGGACTTTTCTCATAGCAGGAGAACAAATTTATGATCCTAGtgatttttcttattcttcgtttacttgatttttttttctcaatcTTTTTATCCTCTTTCCTTTACGAAcatgtatttttctttcctgaCAATAAagtcttctcttccctttattctttttctcttccttttctctctcggcaTTGTAATCATCGTTTTATTTGCACCTCTGCAGCTGttaaaggaggagaagaaaacatgATGTTAAAATGCTGAATAAAAGGGTATCTTAGTATAAAGCCCACCCCCAGCCGACAAGAGCGTCATGTCTCGTCGTAGAATTTACTGcttgctaaattaaattaaaaaaaaaaaaacaagaataaaaagcataGCATGTAGTCTCCAAAAAAAGTTGAAGGTATGAAACTGCAGAGGCGCTGAATAGTGAACGATTCGACATATCCAAGGACGATGGCCGTCTAATCTACTTTGACTCGGTTAAAGGGGGAGATAGTCCTTTGGGTTGTCAAAGTCAGAGTCATCGGAATCGCCCTCGAGGAACTCGGCCACTTCGTCAGAATCGACATCGTCAGAATCGACTGACTCATCTTCGCTGGAGACATCCTGGGCCTCGTCGCGCTGTTTGGCCTGGTTTCGGAGGACGCTTGCCCTCTCACGATGGAGCAGCTTACATCCTCTGGTTTTACAGATACCGGTATTGCTGAAGTCTGGGCATTCAAAGACGTGGCGATCGGTGCAGTCTGCACCCTTGTCACAGTATCCACAGAAGCCAAATGCCGCACACACGGGGGCACTTGGGGAGGCTTTGGAGTGAGTAAAGGGACAGTCAGGCCGGGAGCATTGTCCTTTGGCAAAGTGCAAACAATTCGGGACACGTTCTGGGGTAAGCTCATGAGAGAGATCGCAAGACTCGCCGTTGGGACACTTGCCGTCTTTCAAGAAATCCTTGCAAAGAGCCACCTTGTCGGGGTCATGAACGTATCGGCAGGCTGGGCCTTTTGAACAGGAACCTAAAAGTCACAAGTTAATGGTTAGTTGACTTCCCCATCTACGCCACTATCTCGTAGGTCTGTAGCTTATTCGGCTGTTGTATTATAAGAAAACAATTACCAGTCGTTGAAAAGATTTTGCATCGTTGATCAAGTTTTTTGACCGTACCGGATCGACTGCTTGCGTTAGTATCGTGACTGTCTTTGAGACGTGAACATACCGGTGATCTTTGACTATCCTCTGCGCCACAAGATTTCCAGTCTTTGTACGATGGAACTTGACACCAGCAATGACAGTCATCTTTGGCGTCATAGTAGGGGGGGAAGGGTCACCTAGTAACGATTAATAACAGTACTAAcggtaattaaaaaaaaaaaaaaaaaaaagagcagtGACAAAATTTACCGAGCGTCTTAACAAGTTTTTTCCCTCCATCTAAGACGCGGAAGCGAATACCGTTGACCGTTATTTCATTCGTCACTGCGGGATTAGTGCTTGTGCTTGGAAATCCGTCCACTGTGGCCTGGTGGCGAAGGTATTCGCTAAATCGCTGCTTCTCCCGGCGCTTCTGCTCTTGAATTCTTCTCTGGCGAGTCTCTTCGATAGCCTTGGCCCGATTTTGgctttctttctcatatATATTAGCGTTTATGAGCTGGCGGTGGCGATCGTTTTTGGTCACCCAGCCCGGTGTCGTAGGAGCAGGGCTGGGGGCGGCCGAGCTGGAGGCAGACCCTGAAGCAGATGCCGAAGCGTTGAGATGCAGTGTTCTGTTGCGGTGTGTGGCGGCTGGCCGGCCGCTGTAGCCTCTGGTCGGATAAGGCGCGCTTGCTTGACGATACGCATTTCCTTCATCCAATGTCAGTTATGCTGCGATGCTGTCTTCCAAGCACTTTCTTAGTAGAACAAACCTCGATGACGCCCAGGGTGATGGGATGGCGGGACGGAGCGGTAGTTGGCTTGCTGACTTTTGTGTCGATTAATTTGGCCTAGAATAGTAAGTGCTATGAAGTCATCGCGAGATCCCCAAGAGCCTTACCAGCGAGTTGACCGATGCGCGCCAACAGCTCTTTGTCTTCGTCTGACATGTTGGCTATTGGTCGTTTCCGGATCGCGAGTTATATGCCTAGTACAGTATTAAGATCCTCAAGGGTATGGAAGATTTGTGTGCACTGATAGTAGCTCAGTGCAGTAAATTATGTAAGGTCAAAGAAATGCAAGGCTACTCAGTGGCGGCTGACGATGAGACATGAGATAAGAGCTCGCTTGACTAGCAGCGAGCTTAGTCATCAACGCGCGCTCCACGTCGTCGCAGTGATGCGAGGCTGAGGGAAACAAACTCGAATGCCTAATACTGGTAACAGACTTAATCTAACAGCCATTAAATACGCCAAAACTTGAGCACGGGCTTTTATaatttgttttcttgtttcCGAAATAGCAGCTCTGTCGTTAATAGCAAGAAATTTACGCATAATCAGCATTCGTCACCCCAACTCTCGGTCCTAGCAATGTCTTCGTGGGATCTGCTAGACGAAAAAGGCGAATCCGAGCTTCACAAGAGCCGGCTCCTCAACGTAGAGGAGAAACCTTTCAAACGCATCACCAAACGACTCTCCTCTATTTCTGCGATAGTTTCCAGTGCTATACAGTCTGATGCTACAAACCAAAACGGAGGCCAGACCTCGAGCAGCGCCCAGTTACAAGAAGATCTCACATTCGATTTTGCTGCCTTTGACAGCAGCATCGCCCGATTCCAATTCCTTCACGATGCGAACGAGCGAGAACGGGAGCGCTACGAGGCAGACAAGCAGCGTATCCTTGCTGAATGCCAGGCGGCTCGCGAAAACAACGCGCGACTCCGAGAACAATTAGAAGATGCTAAAGCAACTTTGGCGCGGCGGAAGAAATTCGACGAGTTGGCCGAGAAGATATTGTCTAATCGACTGCTACGGCCGCGTGAAGACCAGCTCGTTGCCCTTGAGAaactagaagaagaatgcaaAGAGCTGGAGCGCGAAAGTGAAACATACAGCGGCACATGGAAGGAACGAAGAGACCAGTTCAACAGGATCATGGAGGAGGGAATGCTGCTGAGGCGGCAGATTAGAgatgagaaggaagaagtgGACAGAAGAGAGGGAATGAATGAAGGTGGAGATGACGAAGTAGAGGAGCAGCGAGAAGGCCAAACACCCGGCGTTAACCCCAGCAGCACCGAAACACCACGACCTGATGGTGAAGGGCAATTGAACGAGACAACGCCCCATCCAGCAATATCCGTGGACGGCCCAACGCCATCAGCGGACTCGCCCCGTCCAGATCAGCTCCGGCTTTCGTCTACAGATGCCGCATCGGCTTCTCGGTTAGGAAGCAGGGCTTCTACTAGGGAAGTGTCACAGCCCCCGCAGCGTGGTCGCGACTCAGGGAGCGAAACAGGCGAAGATGTTGATATGGGAGATGAGGAGTCGGGGAatgaagaaggcgaggaggatgaggatgaataCAAATCGTCAGCGAGGAACGGTGACAAGATGGAGGTTGATAACTAGTTTTTGGACTACTGGCATGAACATTACTTTTTAAGATGGATAGAATATTTGTATAATTAGGATACCCGGatcaaataaaaagaagaacaaggagtATCTTTTTGTCGACGCTATTGCCAACGAGATCCCGATGGTGTGATCCGCCAGCGTGGATGATGTTTAATTGTATCGTGGTATATTATTTATgaatcttcctctttctccagACTGTATTCTCTTCAAGATGTCTCCGCCTTCGCCTTCTCCAGTGCCGCCTTCGCATTCGCCAACTCCTCTGGCGTAGCCGTCTCGTTCTTCTCTTCGGACGCAGCAAGATCTTCCAATTTCTCGACGGCCGCCAGGATTCGGGCTCTCAGGGGCTTAAACACGGCCTTGGTCTGCTCGACAACCATTTGCTAGAAAGGAACAAAACGCAAAAGCGCCCATCGTTAGCCCTAACAAGGAGTCATCATGTTATACGGCCCAACACCCACCTGTTGCTTCAAAATGTACGTCGCATtgccatcctcgtcctcctgtCCGCTCTTGATTTTCTCTTCCTGAGCCTTGACCTGAGCCTCCTGCTCCTCGAGCTCCTTGTGGTAggatgcttcttctttcaggAGGCGGTTGACGGCACCGGTTGCGATGACTAGGGGAGATGGAGGCGGCATGGTGGATGGATCGGAAGAAGAGATATCGTTCGAACGCGTCTTGGTAGATGGagcggagagagaagaagtagagaggagagctggaagaagctTTATAATGTAAAGGCACAGGATATTGTCAAGAGTCAAGGATTATTCCGAGCTGCCTGCTCGAAGTTGGTTTTCATGCGTGCCTAGCAGGCAGATAGATTGATCCCTATCTTAGCTACGTGGGGTTGATGGCGGGGCAGCACCGCGTTTGGCTACAGTGAGCACCAGGTCTCCAAAAACGGCACAAGCATCAAGGAGTAGCTAAGCGGCAATATAGAATCAATGCGCCGAATTCCCAACAATacctaaaataaaagcaaggcCAAATGCTCCTCTTAAGTGTCAGTCATGAAAAAGGCACTTAGGAATAAACAATATCAAATCGTGGGCATCAGTTTCACGGGCCTGTATACAGTTGCTAGCAAAGTTGATTTCGTTCAATATTCAATAATCTCCTAGAACATCCCTTTTCTAAACACAGCTAGCAgaatacaaaaaaaggaacactAGTGTAAAAAAGGCTTGTCTTGTTTCGGCATCCAAGGCGCGATTatccttttccctccttcCTGTATCCTAATTTAGAGAACCTCCAAGATCACATGGTATCTCCCCAAACGCCTTCAACTCCGCCGTGGGCCATTcgaacaaaaacaaaacctTTCATTGCCCAGAATGCACAGCATAGTATTTTACATACACGAAACAtgatgtgtttttttttggtcgtGGTCAAGCAGCCGATTATGCCTCGACAGCAACCGCCGCAACACTGACGGGAGCGGCGGACTCAGGCTCATCCTGGTTGGAGATCTCGCCTCCAGCTTCTCGCTCGGCCCAAGCGCCCCAAAGCCCGCGCTTTCCTCGGACTTTGATGGGGTCGCCAAGGCCTGAGGTCTGCTCTACCTTGATGGCATCCTTGGTAGCAAGCACCAGGCACTCAAAGAACATCTTGGTTGCTTCGGCCTTGGTGGTTTCCTTCTCGGGCAGCAAGTTTTGGAAGACAACTGCtgatttcttcctcttgtcCGCATTCTCAGCGGCATCAGGGCCGAATAATTCTCGGAGAATGTGGACAGCATGCTTGGTACCAGCGGACACAGCGCCGCTGTCAGCAGGGTGAATAAGAGGCATTGTTGTGTCTTCGAAGGCAGGCATTGGGCTACCTTCTCTGTCCGCGTGATCGTCGTCAAAGTGAGCTGCAGATTCGTCTGCAGGAATCTCAAGAATGGTGCCATCGGCGGCCACGCTGTTGTTACCGAAAGCGTTTCCGTCTAGGGTAAAATCGGTGTCGTCTCCCAGCTCAAGGCGAGGCGATTTGAGGCCACCCAATTCGCTGTCCACGTCGGCAACGCCACTGTCACGCTTTCGCTTCAGATCATTCGCACCGCGAACCATGTCCAATGAAAGCATGCCACGAAGTTCAGGTGCCCACGACAAGCTTCTACCCTCCATCATGATGGAAGATACAAAACCGCCACTCTTTTGCATTTCTGCGAGCGCAAGAAGCAAAGGATCGCGGGGGAGGAATGTAGCTGGCTTGGTGATATTTTCTCTGTGGGCCTGCTGTTGTTTGATGTGAGTGCTGGACAGGGCAATTTCATCATCTGGCATCATGATACGTTGCTTCCTAGCACGCTGTGCAGGCTTTTGGACAAGGGTGctctcctcgtcgtcttggGGCTCGTAGAGATCTGTGTGGCCATGGCGAGAATACTCCTCCTCAATTTCTTTAGCAAACTGATCGTCAATATCTGATAGAGGAGATTCCGAAATTCTCTGTCGGTTGATGTCAAGCGCAGCCAGTTCGGGAATGCCGGACGCATCACCAGGGTTGAACTGGAAATCGTCATCGCCCATCTGGATATCGCCCTCGTCATCTGCAATCCTCACGGTACCGTCCACATCCATGCGAGTAGTGTCGTCAGGGCCAGCGCCCTCTTTTGATCGGGGCATGATATCAAGTTCGCTGAAGACATCATCTTCGATTGACCGCGCTGCGGGGGCATCTCGGCCCATTTCCATGCTTGGGCCACCATCCATATCAAGACCAAAGTCGAGCTCGAGCTCAAGATCATCCATTGGCGCAAGTGCGTCTTCATCTAGAGTCATGCCGCCTTGGAGAAACTGGCTGTTGTCGAAATCTTCCTGCAAGTTGATGTCTCGAGTGTTGCTCACGCGTCCCTTCCTGCCGACTTGGGTAGACGACACATCATCAACTTGAGAAAGTAGCCACGAGGCATCAGGCGGCGGAGGTAGTTCGAGGTTATCATATGGCGTGATACGATCGGGGAGAAGCAAAGACTCGCGATTGGTGATTTGCAAGTTGGCAGCCAGGTCATTGTTACCAGTGGAGCGGAAGGCCTAAAGGCAATTAGCATGATGTTTACAATTGGTAGAGTGAatgagcaaaaagaaacaaagaggcACTAACCATTTTAATCTTCATCATAGCTTCGTTACAATCATCTAGCAAATATCGCGTTTTGCGCTGGTATATCCTGACAACACCAAGCAAAAGCTGTCCACTGAGTCGCAGGGCCATCGGCGCCTGGTTCGGCGTGATGATGGCCTCGACGCTGTCGGTGACATTAGATTGGAGAATGTGATTCTTGGAGAGCTTGCGCTCGAGGTTGGCAGACAGCCAGACACGGGCAAGAGGCCCGGTCTTCTGGAGGAGTGTCTCTGAATAGAACATGATGCTTGCGCGCGAAGCCTGTCGCACTGGCACTCGCGCTCAACCAAGCTGATActcgaagaaaaaaaaaaatatgcaaaagctcagccagccagtGAAATGGTGTAGGCAGCGCAGCAGTGGAGGGGAATAAGAGCTTGGAGCAAAGTGGAGGTGAGTAA
Proteins encoded:
- a CDS encoding uncharacterized protein (EggNog:ENOG41) — its product is MSDEDKELLARIGQLAGQINRHKSQQANYRSVPPSHHPGRHRGNAYRQASAPYPTRGYSGRPAATHRNRTLHLNASASASGSASSSAAPSPAPTTPGWVTKNDRHRQLINANIYEKESQNRAKAIEETRQRRIQEQKRREKQRFSEYLRHQATVDGFPSTSTNPAVTNEITVNGIRFRVLDGGKKLVKTLGDPSPPTMTPKMTVIAGVKFHRTKTGNLVAQRIVKDHRRSGTVKKLDQRCKIFSTTGSCSKGPACRYVHDPDKVALCKDFLKDGKCPNGESCDLSHELTPERVPNCLHFAKGQCSRPDCPFTHSKASPSAPVCAAFGFCGYCDKGADCTDRHVFECPDFSNTGICKTRGCKLLHRERASVLRNQAKQRDEAQDVSSEDESVDSDDVDSDEVAEFLEGDSDDSDFDNPKDYLPL